In the Scomber japonicus isolate fScoJap1 chromosome 18, fScoJap1.pri, whole genome shotgun sequence genome, one interval contains:
- the nme4 gene encoding nucleoside diphosphate kinase, mitochondrial codes for MLQRCVFKRLFQFPSGNQETTKSLLLGFPIRLLNGNRAAAHRNKSSVPDVKEQTLIAVKPDGVQRRLVGQIIRRFEQRGFKLVGLKMLQVSEDLLSQHYCELRKKPFYPSLLHYMTSGPVVVMVWEGHNVVQTSRVMVGNTNPAEAQAGTVRGDFSFHVSRNVVHASDSLEGAQREIRLWFQGKELLNWDCCDQSITCEV; via the exons ATGTTGCAGCGGTGCGTTTTTAAGAGATTGTTTCAGTTTCCTTCAGGGAATCAAGAAACCACCAAAAGTTTGTTGCTCGGGTTTCCCATCCGGCTGCTGAATGGAAACAGAGCTGCAGCACACAGGAACAAATCAA GTGTTCCAGATGTTAAGGAGCAGACTCTTATAGCCGTAAAGCCAGATGGAGTTCAACGTCGTCTTGTCGGACAAATCATTCGGCGTTTTGAGCAGCGGGGCTTCAAGCTGGTTGGCCTGAAAATGTTGCAG GTGTCTGAGGATCTGCTGTCTCAGCACTACTGTGAACTGAGGAAGAAGCCCTTCTATCCCAGCCTGCTCCATTACATGACCTCAGGTCCTGTGGTTGTCATG gTGTGGGAAGGACACAATGTGGTCCAGACATCACGTGTGATGGTGGGAAATACTAACCCAGCTGAGGCTCAGGCAGGCACAGTCAGAGGAGATTTCAGCTTTCATGTCAGCAG GAATGTGGTCCATGCCAGCGATTCACTGGAGGGTGCTCAGAGGGAAATCCGGCTGTGGTTTCAGGGAAAAGAGCTCCTGAACTGGGATTGCTGTGACCAGAGCATCACCTGTGAGGTGTGA